The region GAGCAGCGCGACCAGTATCTGTCCATGATGCACGAGCAGGCCCAGCGCATGCAGGCCATCGTGGCGGATCTGCTGACCCTGTCCACGCTGGAATCCTCGCCCAGCGCCGAGCCGCATCCCGTGCGTATCGGCACCTTGCTGCAGACCGTGCGCCAGCAGGTCGACGCGCTGTCCGCCGGCCGCCACGACGTGCAATGGCAGATCGACGACAGCCTGGACGTGCTGGGCGCGGAAAACGAGCTGTCCTCGGCGTTCGCCAACCTGCTGACCAATGCGGTCCGCTACACCCCCGATGGGGGCACCATCACCACCATCTGGGAGCGCCTGCCCGATGGCGGCGCGCGCTACAGCGTGCGCGACACGGGCATCGGCATCGCCCCGCGCCACATCCCGCGCCTGACGGAACGCTTCTACCGCGTCGACCGTGGCCGCTCGCGCGCCGTGGGCGGCACCGGGCTGGGGCTGGCGATCACCAAGCACATCGCGATGCGCCACGATGCCGAACTGGGCATCGTCAGCGACGTCGGCAAAGGCAGCACGTTCTCGCTGACTTTCCCGGCTGAACGGCTGGCTGAATAAAGAAATCGGGCCATGTCCCTCCCCGCGCCATGGGCTTGGGGCATGGCGGTTGCGGGCACGAGCTACCCTAGCGTCTGTCAGGGTTTATACGCAGAAGCGCCGAGCCGCCCTCCCCCGAGGCCGGCCGCGTCGATCATCGCGTCCAGTGTCGAAGGCATCGCGGGCTGTTTCAGGCTGGCGAAGACACAATCCTAATAGAATATGATTCTCATTTGTGTTTGGAGCTAGAGCAGCATGGCGCAGATTGTCCTCTTCGAGAATGTTCACCCCAGCGGCGTCGCCGTTTTCCGTGATGCCGGGTTCAACGATATCGCGACCTACTCCTCGTCGCTGCCGCCCGCCGAATTGCGCGCGGCCCTGGCCGGCGCGGAAGTCGTCGGCATCCGCTCGCGCACGCACCTGGATGCGTCGCTGTTCAAGGACTTCCCGTCAGTGCGCGTGGTCGGCTGCTTCTGCATCGGCACCAACCAGGTCGACCTGGACGGTGCCATGCGCGGCGGCGTGCCTGTCTTCAACGCGCCGTTCTCGAACACTCGCTCGGTGGCTGAACTGGTGCTGGGCGAAGCCATCCTGCTGTTGCGCCGCGTGCCGGAAAAGAACGACCGCGTGCATGAAGGCCATTGGGACAAGACGGCCAACGGCGCCTATGAAGCGCGTGGCAAGACGCTGGGCGTGGTCGGCTACGGCAACATCGGCTCCCAGGTGGGCACGCTGGCTGAAAGCGTGGGCATGCGGGTCGTGTTCCATGACGTCGAGGCGAAGCTGCCCCTAGGCAATGCCCGCGCCGTGTCCACGCTGGCCGACCTGCTGGCGCAGAGCGATGTGGTGACCCTGCACGTGCCGGGCGGGCGCAGCACGGAAAACATCATCAATGCCGAAACGCTGGCGCTGATGAAGCCGGGCGCGATCCTGATCAACGCGTCGCGCGGCACCGTGGTGGACATCGATGCCCTGCACGGGGCGCTGACGTCCAAGCACCTGGGCGGCGCGGCCCTGGATGTGTTCCCGGTCGAACCCAAGAGCAAGGACGAACCCCTGGCCAGCCCGCTGGTGGGCCTGCCCAACGTCATCCTGACGCCGCACATTGCCGGCAGCACGCAGGAGTCGCAGGAAAACATCGGCCGTGAAGTGGCGGAGAAGCTGGTGCGCTTCATCCAGAGCGGCACCACCAAGGGCGCGGTGAATTTCCCCGAACTGCCGTTCACCGAGCATTCGGGCACGGCGCGCATCCTGCACATTCACAAGAACGTGCCGGGGGCCTTGGGCACGCTGGACAATCTGTTGGCCGAGCAAGGCTTGAACATCTGCAGCCAGAATTTGCAGACGCGCGGCGAGATCGGTTATGTGGTGACGGACGTTGACGGCGCCGTGAACGACAAGGTGATGGCGGCACTACGCGCCAACCCCATCACCATCCGTTGCGAGGAAGGGACCCCCCCCTACCGCGCGTAGCGCGGCCCCCCAGGGGGCGACACCGGCGGACCGGAAGGTGGGCCCTCCCCCACGCG is a window of Bordetella sp. N DNA encoding:
- the serA gene encoding phosphoglycerate dehydrogenase: MAQIVLFENVHPSGVAVFRDAGFNDIATYSSSLPPAELRAALAGAEVVGIRSRTHLDASLFKDFPSVRVVGCFCIGTNQVDLDGAMRGGVPVFNAPFSNTRSVAELVLGEAILLLRRVPEKNDRVHEGHWDKTANGAYEARGKTLGVVGYGNIGSQVGTLAESVGMRVVFHDVEAKLPLGNARAVSTLADLLAQSDVVTLHVPGGRSTENIINAETLALMKPGAILINASRGTVVDIDALHGALTSKHLGGAALDVFPVEPKSKDEPLASPLVGLPNVILTPHIAGSTQESQENIGREVAEKLVRFIQSGTTKGAVNFPELPFTEHSGTARILHIHKNVPGALGTLDNLLAEQGLNICSQNLQTRGEIGYVVTDVDGAVNDKVMAALRANPITIRCEEGTPPYRA